TCCAGGGACATGTTATAAAGCTCCCCACAAAGCAGAGGCTCTTCTGTTCTCCACCTTCAGGTGTCTcccaaattaaaacaattatctTCCAAAGGTATTTGGGAGGATACATCTAATAATTCCCtatctcattcattcacttaatattcttaaaataaagagTAGTCATAAAATTCAAGGGTattttttgtttcgttttgtttttttccctctcttcatAGATTCGTGAAAGAAAAGAGACCTACTATATCTCCAAACTTCAACTTTCTGGGCCAACTCCTGGACTATGAGAAGAAAATTAAGAACCAGACTGGAGCATCAGGGCCAAAGAGCAAACTCAAGCTGCTGCACCTGGAGAAGCCGCATGAACCTGTCCCTGCAGCCTCAGAGGGTGGACAGAGAAGCGAGATGTCCCTCAGTCCACCCTGCGCCAACTCTGCTACCTCAGAGGCAGCAGGGCAAAGGCCTGTGCATCCTGCCAGTGTGCCCAGTGCACAGCCATCACTGTTAGAGGACAGCCCGCTGGTACAGGCGCTCAACGGGCTCCACCTGTCCTCAGACAAGCTGGAAGACAGCAATAAGCTCAAGCGTTCCTTCTCTCTGGATATCAAATCAGTTTCGTACTCAGCCAGTATGGCAGCATCCTTGCATGGTTTCTCCTCGTCGGAAGATACTCTGGACTACTACAAACCTGCCACGACTCTGGATGGGCCCAACAAGCTATGCCAGTTCTCTCCAGTCGAGGAAGTATCGGAGCAGACTCCAGAAACCAGCCCAGATAAGGAGGAAGCCAACATCCCTAAGAAGCCGCAGACTTCCAGGCCTTCAGACAGCCAGAGCAAGCGATTACATTCAGTAAGAACCAGCAATAGTGGTGCCACCCAAAGGTCCTTTTTGTCTCCTCTGCATCGAAGTGGGAGTGTGGAGGACAACTACCATACCAACTTCCTTTTTGGCCTTTCCACCAGCCAGCAACACCTCGCGAAGTCCGCCGCTGGACTGGGCCTCAAGGGCTGGCACTCAGATATCTTGGCTCCCCAGACCTCCACCCCTTCCTTGACCAATAGCTGGTATTTTGCCACGGAGTCCTCTCACTTCTACTCTGCTTCAGCCATCTACGGAGGCAACGCCAGTTACTCTGCCTACAGCTGCAGCCAGCTGCCCACATGCGGTGACCAAGTCTATTCCGTGCGCAGGCGGCAAAAGCCGAGTGACAGAGCCGACTCCCGGCGGAGCTGGCATGAAGAGAGCCCCTTTGAAAAGCAGTTTAAACGCAGAAGCTGCCAGATGGAGTTTGGCGAGGGCATCATGTCAGACAACAGGTCGCGGGAAGAACTGGGGAAAGTGGGCAGCCAGTCTAGCTTCTCGGGCAGCATGGAAATCATTGAGGTCTCCTGAGAAGAAAGACACTTGGGACTCTattgagttttttttcttgttcacacacacaaaaaattccctgtaaatctgaaatatatatatgtacatacatatatatttttggaaaatggaGCTATGGTGTAAAAGCAAAAGATGGATCAACGCAATTGTTCTCAACATCTGCATTTGAGAGACCAGCTAATATTTCTCTCAAGGCAAGTGGAAGGGCAGATGCTAGAGTTCCCATAGACAGATAAAACAGTTACATGCAGTGAATTGCACATCCTCTCATTCTTACTAAGTCAAGTTTTATTTGGTGTTGGAGGACAAAATCCCCTCCCGTGTTCATGTTGTGCTACAGAAATCTCCAGTACTAGTCTTTGTCCCTTCCTTCCATAGTGCACCTTAGCGCTGAGACTGAGCCAGCTTGTGGGTCGGGTGGGTAGACCCTACTAGGGACAGAACCTAATGGTAAATCCAAGAGAAACGATCACATCCAAAGCTGATGCACAAATCCAAGACCACCGGACAGCTGAGTGATTCGAGCATCATTCTCCTGTTCAGACCATTAGGGGCCTTGCCAAGATCTACTTTAGAGCAAACCCAGTACCTCAGACAGAAAGTTGGGGCTTTCACCACTACCACGTCTGGGAGCCCGTTTTCTCGGCATTGTGAATAGGTTGGTAGCTAGTCACACTTTTCAGACCAATTCAAACTGTCTATGCACAAATTGCCAGTTGGGCCTGGATGGAGGTggtattttccttccttctcagctttatgaagaaaaagaagggaaaccaTCTAGGATTCAATGTAACAGCCAGGAATCTAGCAGCTAATGATTTAAGCTAAGGTTGGGAGGCTAAACAAGTCTGCCTCCCTCTTTATGAGTCAAAGAATTCTTCAAAATGGGATTGGTAATCCTTTAAATGAAGATTAACTTGTTTTAAAGCCAGATGTGAGTGTATCTGGGTTGTTAGCAGAGCAGCAGCACCTTGAAATTCTCGGCCAGAGCAGATGTTTTCCATCTGTCTCAGTGCACAGATACGTTTTGGTGAAGACAATAAAGTAGGCTTTTCAGGGAAGCTaccaagagggagagagattaaAGAAGTTTGTAAAATTGCTGAGGAGAAGCAGGAAACTTATTTCTCAATGGTTATTTTCCCCTTAGCATGTGATGAGGGTGATATTTCTGTAATTTCCTTAGACTTTTAGATTTGCTAAAATCAGGCTGAGAGAGGCTTTAGTGAGCAAGGAATGTTCAGAATAAGACATTAGGAAGTGAGGAGAAGGTGGCTGAATTTTGTTTCATTGAGAAGAGTGGGAAGCCACAGCCAAGCTCTTCTCAGAAAGTCCCCTCAGTATGTGTCCAGTGGAAGGGTCACACTGTACTAAGGGGGGCCCGAGGCAATCTCTCCGTCCTTGACCTACTGTCACAGCGGGTTCAGTCCTGGCAGCTAAAAGTAGGAGATTAGAACAAGTACACAAGTGACAGTACAGATCTGCTTTTAAAGTCCTGGCTTGGGTTTTGTCACCTACCTATGGTCCTCTTCTGAAGCCTTAATTCACGTCAGCAGCATTTTCTGTTGGGGTGGGGTGTTAACTATTGTTCTTTACTGTAAGTGTAGCTAGTTGCTGACTCATATCTCAGGTTTTTCTGTTTGAGAAATGGACAGTCTTTTGACAAGGATGTGACTTAATGTTCCCTATGGTGACTGCTGAAACCAGCATAGAATGACATGACTTGATCGGAACAGCGTGACTGGTGACGCACAGATAACGTGCTCTGTGATGCGGGCCTACGCTGAAGGCAGATGGAGTGTAAACTGCACAGGGAGTGCACTGTTACCGTGTTGGAAAGTTCTCTTAAGTCATCTGAGttagtttttcttcattcttctaaATTTTGGATGTAATCAGACCTTCTCAAGGTTTCACACAGTAACTTTTGATGTGTTAAgtgtacacacacaaatgtgtaaCAGCTCACTGCTTTCAGAGTTTGGTCACAGCTGCTGAACATTTTTGAGAAATGAAAGCAATAGCTCCAATGTTAAGTATGTTTCCGGAGGGTTAGGGGACTTGGTTTAGATGAGATATCTGGGCATAAAATTTGCCTTTCatcatttggaatttttcttgACCATGGTCCCCTTTCTTCTTGTGACTGTGATGTAGTCATACGCTACAACCCGTAGTCCTTGATTGTTAATGTCAAATAATCATTTCTCGGAATCAAGACTCCCATGCTGAAGGGCAGCCTGCGAGGCGCGTGCTGGAGCACACGGGCGTCTGCAGGAGGCGGGGCAGCCGCCTCTCCTCAGCATGCGAACCCAAGGGAAGCCCTGGGGTCTAGTGGGATGATACAGAAAGGCGATTTTAAAGAGCATAACTAGACTTCTGTGTGAGAAATGCTGGGAGATGGTTTAGGAGATTTGTGAAGTTAGGTGGAAAGACTGTACAAATGTTTAATATGCATATAGTGTTCTTTTGGAGTAAGGCAAGCTGTCAAATGGTTAAATTGTGCATTTCTCGTGTTGATGTGTCATGTGTGTTCATACGATGAAATAAAATCGAAACTGGTACCTGTTTATACTTACGTTGAGAAAGGGCCTCTTTTTGCAGCTCTGAACTTGGTGGGAACAGCAATGTCCAAGTGGTTAAAGGAGCGGTGGCGGAACCTAGCCTGCTGTTACGTCAAAGAGCACTTAGCTCACAGCAAAATGGTGAGGCCATCAGGTGTATTATGTGCTGTCATTCACATGAAACAGTGGGTCCTGCGCAGTTTCATGCCGGCCCTCATTCTTCATGCCTACACCAAACGCACACTACAGCATACACACCCGAGGCACTGGTAAGTATTTGCTGACTGATCGCATCCAGAATAAGCACAGCATAGGAAGGAGAAAGACCAGGCACTCATCTCTGGTGCACTGTAACGTGTGTAAGGGGGGTTGCGCTTCTGGTAGGGAAAAACAAGGAGGCGTACTTACTGAAGGTCTGCTCTCCATTCTTGCCATGTCCGTCTTAATGACTGCTTATAAGGGACACTGGGCATGATGACTTAAGAGACTAGAAGCTTAGTCTCATTGGTTAGTTAGGGAGGAATTTTGCAATGAAGGAATAAAGCATCCACTTTCAGTGCAAGCAGATGGAACAATGACGATAATAATCACAGGCGAAGTTATTTAAGTTGGTTGTGCGAGGTTTCTAGGTAAAAGTTCtacttaagaaaatttaaaagaaggatTGGGCTGGGTGAGTGAAGACTAGGAGAGCTGCCTTGGCAAGGACCTTGCAGAAAAACAGGTGTGACAAGAATAAAGGGCGTGTGGAATAAACCTGCTTCAAGATGGAAGGTGACAGGAGGGAACAGGTGTTTCAGGGGGAGGCTCAGATGAGGTGTAGGTGTTGGAAGGACTAGTTAGGGTCTGACAACTAAAATGTAAACCAAGGGTTACGCTAAGGGGAAATAAGGTATAAATGTGGAGAGTAGGCTGTGCATAGTGGGACTAGTTAACAAAACCGTTTTTATCCCTAAAAcctttactgccattttattttaaatactcctgttgggttttgtttttctgatacgTAAGTAGGAATGTTTTAGGTCTAGTAAACAAAATTTGTCTAGGTGCTTTTCTC
This DNA window, taken from Desmodus rotundus isolate HL8 chromosome 3, HLdesRot8A.1, whole genome shotgun sequence, encodes the following:
- the DUSP16 gene encoding dual specificity protein phosphatase 16 — translated: MAHEMIGTQIVTERLVALLESGTEKVLLIDSRPFVEYNTSHILEAININCSKLMKRRLQQDKVLITELIQHSAKHKVDIDCSQKVVVYDQSSQDVASLSSDCFLTVLLGKLEKSFSSVHLLAGGFAEFSRCFPGLCEGKSTLVPTCISQPCLPVANIGPTRILPNLYLGCQRDVLNKELMQQNGIGYVLNASNTCPKPDFIPESHFLRVPVNDSFCEKILPWLDRSVDFIEKAKASNGCVLVHCLAGISRSATIAIAYIMKRMDMSLDEAYRFVKEKRPTISPNFNFLGQLLDYEKKIKNQTGASGPKSKLKLLHLEKPHEPVPAASEGGQRSEMSLSPPCANSATSEAAGQRPVHPASVPSAQPSLLEDSPLVQALNGLHLSSDKLEDSNKLKRSFSLDIKSVSYSASMAASLHGFSSSEDTLDYYKPATTLDGPNKLCQFSPVEEVSEQTPETSPDKEEANIPKKPQTSRPSDSQSKRLHSVRTSNSGATQRSFLSPLHRSGSVEDNYHTNFLFGLSTSQQHLAKSAAGLGLKGWHSDILAPQTSTPSLTNSWYFATESSHFYSASAIYGGNASYSAYSCSQLPTCGDQVYSVRRRQKPSDRADSRRSWHEESPFEKQFKRRSCQMEFGEGIMSDNRSREELGKVGSQSSFSGSMEIIEVS